A genomic stretch from Mycobacterium malmoense includes:
- a CDS encoding PecA family PE domain-processing aspartic protease, with protein MPLLVAAPELLASAATNLESIGSALDAAHAAVAVPTTELVAAGADEVSTAVAALFAGYGQQYQALAGQVAAFHGWFTGTLATNANSYASTEAANIGQLLSGVVSGPVRELTGRPLIGNGANGYTNSQGVGTPGGAGGWLYGNGGNGGNSTYGGAAGGAGGAGGWLLGNGGTGGASGPGGVGGAGGAAGLLSGVAGATGVSTPLAANETVISVDQYGNAIVNISVGGGPSVGAIVDTGSTGLLLPRQDVNIASLGTPTGSGTVIYGNSTNYETVHYETYQTTVNLGNGIVTTSTGVDVATSATETINGVTNPVQLSSIPAILGIGPNDGYPLSTPVTSALPGTLDEGVLINEPQGLLEFGSNPLTPLASLTGSPMTNLEIQINGGSLQSATGAFIDSGGLTGAIPSNLISGVSAGNTVPTGTTLTVYTSGGQELYSEMVTSADAPYVVSSSDPFNTGNYLFSLDPIYISNSPSGVGMTVIDA; from the coding sequence GTGCCACTTCTAGTTGCAGCCCCTGAGCTGTTGGCTTCGGCGGCAACGAATTTGGAAAGCATAGGTTCGGCACTGGATGCGGCCCACGCGGCGGTTGCCGTTCCGACCACCGAGCTTGTGGCCGCCGGCGCCGATGAGGTCTCGACGGCCGTGGCTGCGCTATTCGCCGGGTACGGGCAGCAGTATCAGGCGCTTGCCGGGCAGGTCGCGGCCTTTCATGGTTGGTTCACGGGCACCCTGGCCACGAACGCGAATTCGTATGCGTCCACCGAGGCCGCCAACATCGGTCAGCTGCTGTCGGGCGTGGTCAGTGGGCCCGTCCGGGAACTGACCGGGCGCCCGCTGATCGGCAACGGCGCCAACGGATACACCAATTCTCAAGGTGTAGGGACGCCCGGCGGTGCCGGCGGATGGTTGTACGGCAACGGTGGTAACGGTGGCAATAGCACCTATGGTGGAGCGGCCGGGGGCGCTGGCGGCGCCGGCGGGTGGCTGTTGGGCAACGGCGGCACGGGCGGGGCCAGCGGGCCCGGCGGTGTCGGCGGCGCGGGAGGAGCCGCCGGCTTGCTGTCGGGCGTAGCCGGGGCAACCGGCGTGAGCACACCTTTGGCAGCCAACGAAACCGTCATCTCTGTAGATCAATACGGCAACGCGATAGTAAACATCTCCGTCGGCGGCGGACCGAGCGTGGGCGCGATAGTTGACACCGGGTCCACCGGTCTTCTGCTCCCGCGCCAAGACGTCAACATAGCCAGCCTCGGCACGCCCACCGGGTCGGGCACCGTTATTTACGGCAACAGCACCAACTATGAAACCGTCCACTACGAGACGTACCAAACAACGGTAAATCTTGGGAATGGCATCGTCACGACGTCGACCGGCGTCGACGTCGCCACCTCCGCGACCGAGACGATCAATGGTGTGACAAATCCTGTTCAGCTCTCCTCGATACCCGCCATTCTGGGTATCGGGCCCAACGACGGGTACCCGCTCTCTACCCCGGTGACCTCGGCGTTGCCGGGCACCCTCGACGAGGGTGTGCTCATCAACGAACCCCAAGGTCTGCTGGAGTTCGGCTCCAACCCGCTGACCCCCCTTGCCTCGCTTACCGGATCGCCGATGACCAACCTGGAAATACAGATCAATGGCGGTTCTCTGCAAAGCGCTACCGGCGCGTTCATCGATTCCGGCGGCTTGACCGGAGCCATCCCGTCAAACCTGATTTCGGGTGTTTCGGCCGGCAATACGGTGCCGACCGGAACGACGCTTACGGTCTATACCAGCGGCGGTCAGGAGCTGTACTCGGAAATGGTCACCAGTGCCGACGCGCCCTATGTCGTGTCATCAAGCGACCCGTTCAATACCGGGAATTACCTCTTCTCGCTGGACCCGATCTACATTTCGAACAGCCCCAGCGGTGTGGGAATGACCGTCATCGACGCATGA
- a CDS encoding proline dehydrogenase family protein, whose protein sequence is MAGVFANTLRPAIMAAGRREGLRRTAERLPVARKVVHRFVPGETIESAMDVVAALRESGRYVSIDYLGEGVSDVDDADAAVRVYLDLIEKLGRPGDFAGVRPLEVSVKLSALGQSLQRDGEKIARENAWSICEAAQRAGLWVTVDAEDHTTTESTLSIVRDLRTDFPWLGTVLQAYLRRTLDDCQEFAVSGARIRLCKGAYDEPASVAYRDRAEATESYLACLRVLMAGSGYPMVASHDPAIIAAVPGMARESGRGVADFEYQMLYGIRDGEQRRLAGSGNQVRVYVPFGTQWYGYFMRRLAERPANLTFFLRALARRR, encoded by the coding sequence ATGGCCGGGGTGTTCGCCAACACCCTTCGGCCGGCGATCATGGCCGCCGGCCGAAGGGAGGGATTGCGCCGGACCGCCGAACGGCTGCCGGTCGCCCGCAAGGTCGTGCACCGGTTCGTGCCGGGGGAGACGATCGAGTCCGCGATGGATGTCGTTGCCGCCCTGCGTGAGTCGGGCCGCTACGTCAGCATCGACTATCTGGGCGAGGGCGTCTCCGACGTCGACGACGCCGACGCGGCCGTGCGGGTTTACCTGGATCTCATCGAAAAACTGGGCCGCCCTGGCGATTTCGCGGGCGTCCGACCGCTGGAGGTCTCGGTCAAGTTGTCGGCGCTGGGGCAGTCGCTCCAGCGCGACGGAGAGAAGATCGCCCGGGAGAACGCCTGGTCGATCTGTGAGGCGGCGCAGCGTGCCGGCCTGTGGGTGACGGTGGATGCCGAGGACCACACCACGACCGAGTCGACGCTGTCCATCGTCCGCGACCTGCGGACCGATTTCCCTTGGCTGGGCACGGTTTTGCAGGCCTATCTGCGGCGTACCCTCGACGACTGCCAGGAATTTGCCGTGTCCGGGGCTCGGATCCGGCTCTGCAAGGGCGCCTACGACGAGCCGGCGTCGGTGGCCTACCGAGACCGCGCCGAGGCCACCGAGTCCTATCTGGCCTGCCTTCGGGTGCTGATGGCCGGGTCGGGCTATCCGATGGTGGCCTCCCATGACCCGGCGATCATCGCTGCGGTTCCCGGCATGGCTCGCGAATCGGGCCGCGGCGTTGCGGATTTCGAATACCAGATGCTGTACGGCATCCGCGACGGCGAACAGCGGCGGCTGGCGGGCTCCGGCAACCAGGTCCGGGTGTATGTGCCGTTCGGGACCCAGTGGTATGGATACTTCATGCGGCGGCTCGCCGAGCGGCCGGCCAACCTGACGTTCTTCCTGCGGGCACTGGCGCGGCGGCGGTAG
- the pruA gene encoding L-glutamate gamma-semialdehyde dehydrogenase — MDAITQVPMPANEPVHDYAPRSPERARLLNELAAQADHPIDLPHVVGGKHRMGDGERIDVVQPHRHAARLGTLTNAVHDDATAAVEAAAAAKNAWAAMPFDERAAVFLRAADLLAGPWRERIAAATMLGQSKSAYQAEIDAPCELIDFWRFNVAFARQILAQQPISGPGEWNRSDYRPLDGFVYAITPFNFTSIAGNLPTAPALMGNTVVWKPSIAQTPSAYLTMQLLEAAGLPPGVINLVTGDGFAVSDVALADPRLAGIHFTGSTATFQQLWQRVGANIGRYHSYPRLVGETGGKDFVVAHASARPDVLRTALIRGAFDYQGQKCSAASRAFIPRSLWRRMGDDFLGATAALRYGDITDLTNYGGALIDRRAFAKNVNAIERAKGAPGVTIAVGGEYDDSVGYFVCPTVLLSDDPTDESFATEYFGPLLSVHVYPDDQYERILDVIDTGSRYALTGAVIADDRRAVLTAQDRLRFAAGNFYVNDKPTGAVVGRQPFGGSRGSGTNDKAGSVLNLLRWTSARTIKETFVPATDHAYPHMAAE; from the coding sequence ATGGACGCGATCACCCAGGTGCCGATGCCGGCCAACGAGCCGGTCCACGACTATGCGCCGCGCTCCCCGGAGCGCGCCCGGCTGCTCAACGAACTCGCCGCGCAGGCCGACCACCCGATCGACCTCCCGCATGTCGTCGGCGGCAAGCACCGCATGGGCGACGGCGAGCGGATCGATGTCGTCCAGCCGCACCGGCACGCCGCGAGGCTGGGCACGCTGACCAACGCCGTGCACGACGACGCGACGGCGGCCGTCGAGGCCGCGGCGGCCGCCAAGAATGCTTGGGCAGCAATGCCTTTTGACGAACGTGCCGCGGTGTTCCTGCGCGCCGCCGACCTGCTGGCCGGGCCGTGGCGAGAGAGGATCGCCGCCGCCACGATGCTCGGCCAATCCAAGTCCGCCTACCAGGCCGAGATCGACGCGCCGTGCGAGCTCATCGACTTCTGGCGGTTCAACGTCGCGTTCGCCCGCCAGATCCTGGCGCAGCAGCCGATCAGCGGACCCGGCGAGTGGAACCGCAGCGACTACCGCCCGCTGGACGGCTTCGTCTACGCGATCACGCCGTTCAACTTCACCTCGATCGCCGGCAACCTGCCGACCGCGCCGGCGCTGATGGGCAACACCGTGGTGTGGAAGCCGTCGATCGCCCAAACCCCGTCGGCGTATCTGACCATGCAATTGCTGGAGGCCGCGGGGTTGCCGCCCGGCGTCATCAACCTGGTCACCGGCGACGGCTTCGCGGTTTCCGATGTGGCACTGGCCGATCCGCGGCTGGCCGGCATTCACTTCACCGGGTCGACGGCCACCTTCCAGCAGCTCTGGCAGCGGGTGGGCGCCAATATCGGCCGCTACCACAGCTATCCGCGGCTGGTCGGCGAGACCGGAGGCAAGGACTTCGTCGTCGCGCACGCCTCGGCGCGGCCGGATGTGCTGCGCACGGCGCTGATTCGCGGCGCGTTCGACTACCAGGGCCAGAAATGCTCGGCGGCGTCGCGGGCGTTTATCCCGCGCTCGCTGTGGCGACGCATGGGCGACGACTTCCTGGGCGCGACCGCCGCCCTGCGCTACGGCGACATCACCGACCTGACCAACTACGGCGGCGCGCTGATCGACCGGCGCGCCTTCGCCAAGAACGTCAACGCCATCGAGCGGGCGAAGGGCGCACCCGGCGTCACCATCGCGGTGGGAGGCGAATACGACGACAGCGTCGGCTATTTCGTGTGTCCGACCGTGTTGCTGTCCGACGACCCGACCGACGAATCGTTCGCGACCGAGTACTTCGGTCCGTTGCTGTCGGTGCACGTCTACCCCGACGACCAGTACGAACGAATCCTCGACGTCATCGACACCGGATCCCGTTACGCGCTGACCGGCGCGGTGATCGCCGACGACCGCCGGGCCGTGCTGACCGCGCAGGACCGGCTGCGGTTCGCGGCCGGAAATTTCTACGTCAACGACAAACCGACCGGCGCGGTGGTCGGGCGCCAACCGTTCGGCGGTTCGCGCGGCTCGGGCACCAACGACAAGGCCGGATCGGTGCTGAACCTGTTGCGCTGGACGTCGGCCCGCACCATCAAGGAGACGTTCGTCCCGGCCACCGACCACGCGTACCCGCACATGGCGGCCGAGTGA